A genomic segment from Spongiibacter sp. IMCC21906 encodes:
- a CDS encoding alkane 1-monooxygenase, with protein MKDYIIYYLSPLTILVSVVGLVLGGGYVWLGLATLPALALGDAILPRDLRTRNIKIMWLAYVPVVITSILAASAYFLLSMRVGEGGLTAFNTIGAVISTGWTATIVGIPAFHEMFHRRDSFLRNFGLCFQVFYMDPTRDIAHVVGHHIDVGTNKDGDTARRGQSLYAFGVEAMIHSFVTSQRMESDSMERRGFGRWSIRHRIWKGLAALIVFGVVMFLIGGWQGMAACYVAGILARFLLEAFNYFQHYGQVRVEGEPIEKRHVWNHLGALSRAMTFEITNHADHHLNSYMPYYELKPDVDAVKLPSVFTCFMAAIIPPVWTKFIIMPALREWDLNHANDSERAIAKTQNKAAGWPDWFAN; from the coding sequence ATGAAAGATTACATAATATATTACCTTTCCCCGCTGACAATATTGGTAAGTGTTGTTGGTCTGGTTTTAGGGGGAGGATATGTCTGGCTAGGATTAGCAACGTTACCTGCTTTAGCGTTGGGTGATGCAATTCTCCCCAGAGATTTAAGAACACGAAATATCAAAATAATGTGGCTAGCCTACGTTCCAGTAGTTATTACTTCGATACTGGCTGCATCCGCCTATTTTCTATTATCTATGCGAGTGGGTGAAGGTGGTTTAACGGCCTTTAATACAATTGGCGCTGTGATTTCTACAGGTTGGACAGCAACTATCGTAGGTATACCTGCTTTCCATGAAATGTTCCATCGCAGAGATTCTTTTTTAAGAAATTTTGGATTGTGTTTTCAGGTGTTCTATATGGATCCCACTCGGGACATAGCGCATGTGGTTGGGCATCATATTGATGTAGGGACCAATAAAGATGGTGATACTGCAAGGCGCGGTCAATCTCTGTATGCATTTGGAGTTGAGGCGATGATACATAGTTTTGTGACGTCGCAGCGCATGGAGTCTGATTCAATGGAGAGAAGAGGGTTTGGCCGGTGGTCTATCCGTCATAGAATTTGGAAAGGGCTTGCAGCATTAATTGTGTTTGGGGTTGTGATGTTCCTAATTGGTGGGTGGCAAGGAATGGCGGCTTGCTATGTAGCTGGTATCCTCGCTCGATTTTTATTGGAAGCGTTTAACTACTTTCAGCATTATGGTCAGGTGCGAGTAGAGGGTGAGCCTATAGAAAAGCGCCATGTATGGAATCATCTTGGTGCGTTAAGTCGTGCAATGACATTTGAGATCACAAATCACGCTGATCATCATCTAAATTCATATATGCCATATTATGAGTTAAAACCTGATGTGGATGCGGTGAAGCTGCCTAGTGTATTTACTTGTTTTATGGCGGCAATTATACCGCCAGTGTGGACAAAATTTATCATTATGCCGGCGCTACGTGAGTGGGATCTAAATCATGCGAATGATAGTGAGCGTGCTATCGCCAAAACTCAGAATAAGGCGGCGGGCTGGCCCGATTGGTT
- a CDS encoding VOC family protein, translated as MAKVTELGYMGLSISDADAWKSYATSCLGMELLESEVADTFYLRMDYWHHRIELRVGSEDDLAYLGWRVAGAAELSAMAVKLSEAGIAYKVGSSAEAKERRVLGLIKTRDPAGVPTEIFYGPQVDGHLPLYPGRRMHSGFVTDDMGMGHALVASDDPIASYKFYELLGLSGSIEYHLKTPDGVAKPIFMHCNNRQHSIAFGVPSQKLLNHFMIEYRSLDDLGMAHDIIRTKKIDVALNLGKHANDQALTFYSATPSGWLMELGWGGVVASSQQQYHENDVFGHQIEASGMGLDVEL; from the coding sequence ATGGCAAAGGTAACTGAGCTTGGGTATATGGGTTTGAGTATTTCGGATGCTGATGCTTGGAAAAGTTATGCTACGAGTTGCCTTGGTATGGAGCTGCTGGAAAGCGAAGTTGCCGATACATTCTATCTAAGGATGGACTATTGGCATCACCGTATAGAATTGCGTGTCGGTAGTGAGGATGACCTCGCCTATTTGGGTTGGAGAGTAGCTGGCGCAGCTGAGTTAAGTGCTATGGCGGTTAAGCTTTCAGAAGCGGGAATCGCATATAAGGTAGGAAGTTCGGCTGAGGCCAAAGAGCGGCGTGTTCTGGGGTTGATTAAGACCCGGGATCCAGCGGGTGTTCCAACGGAAATATTTTACGGTCCACAGGTTGATGGTCATCTGCCGCTTTACCCTGGTCGTCGAATGCATAGTGGGTTTGTTACCGATGATATGGGGATGGGGCATGCGCTCGTAGCAAGTGACGATCCAATCGCGTCATATAAGTTCTATGAGCTTCTGGGCTTGAGTGGGTCAATCGAGTATCACTTGAAAACCCCTGATGGAGTGGCGAAGCCAATATTCATGCATTGCAATAATCGACAGCATTCTATTGCATTCGGAGTTCCAAGCCAAAAACTACTAAATCATTTCATGATCGAATACCGTTCTCTTGATGACTTAGGTATGGCCCATGACATTATTCGTACAAAGAAAATTGATGTTGCGCTTAATCTTGGAAAACATGCAAATGATCAGGCTTTAACTTTCTATTCGGCAACGCCTTCTGGATGGTTGATGGAGTTGGGGTGGGGTGGCGTGGTGGCGTCATCGCAGCAGCAATACCACGAGAATGATGTTTTTGGACACCAAATTGAGGCGTCCGGAATGGGATTGGATGTCGAACTTTAA